From one Halosimplex rubrum genomic stretch:
- a CDS encoding DUF7519 family protein, with the protein MSVVRRPARESVWIALAPGVVAVLGLAVNLGSFVVAAAGLAVVGYGTDRASRAIVTAGSGLIFAGVLNAGARGAPPAVLLLVTAATIVTWTTAEHVVGLAEHLGREAPVQRSILVHLGGATLTTLVAGGIGLGVFLASTATLTPGVLVFLLVGSGLLLYALEP; encoded by the coding sequence GTGAGCGTCGTCCGCCGCCCCGCCCGCGAGTCGGTGTGGATCGCCCTCGCGCCCGGCGTCGTCGCCGTCCTCGGCCTCGCGGTCAACCTCGGCTCGTTCGTCGTCGCCGCGGCCGGCCTCGCCGTCGTCGGCTACGGGACCGACCGCGCCTCGCGCGCGATCGTGACCGCGGGGAGCGGCCTGATCTTCGCCGGCGTCCTCAACGCCGGCGCTCGCGGCGCCCCGCCGGCCGTCCTGCTGCTCGTGACCGCCGCCACGATCGTCACCTGGACGACCGCCGAGCACGTCGTCGGCCTCGCCGAACACCTTGGTCGCGAGGCCCCGGTCCAGCGGTCGATCCTCGTCCACCTCGGCGGCGCGACGCTGACGACGCTGGTGGCCGGCGGCATCGGCCTCGGCGTCTTCCTGGCCTCGACCGCCACGCTCACGCCCGGCGTCCTCGTCTTCCTGCTCGTCGGCAGCGGGCTGTTGCTGTACGCGCTGGAACCGTAG